A genomic stretch from Mya arenaria isolate MELC-2E11 chromosome 10, ASM2691426v1 includes:
- the LOC128205587 gene encoding tyrosine-protein phosphatase 12-like — MVWQQEVKKIVMLTNLVEGEEVKCEQYWPQHYQRKIYGDIEVVCTVDKLYADFIWRKFTLSKCWCRKNGNLHCSGHSN, encoded by the exons ATGGTCTGGCAACAGGAAGTGAAGAAGATTGTTATGTTGACCAATTTGGTAGAGGGTGAG GAAGTCAAATGCGAGCAATATTGGCCGCAACATTATCAACGTAAAATATACGGCGATATAGAAGTTGTGTGCACCGTTGACAAACTGTACGCAGATTTCATTTGGAGAAAATTTACGCTTTCTAAG TGCTGGTGTAGGAAGAACGGGAACCTACATTGCTCTGGACATTCTAACTAA